The sequence gtgacacgcgaagaagacgcgtacacgtgacatgcaccacgtgcagaaaacgcagaaaacgcTAATTGATTCAATTGTTAATTCAGATTTAAACATCCCCTTTGTTTGTGGTCTTGACAACGAAAACCTCAGCTCCAAAAACACATGTATCTTCAATCAAGTATCCGTTTGAAGAATCGTAAAATGTGTGAAGGTCAATAAATTTTGCAATACCCCATTCTGTTTTCAGGACATGGAAACGCCTAGTGCTTGCATCTGTATGCAGTTAATTTCATTAagcaattattaatttattatacacTTCATTTTTCTCAATAATAAAACTAACTTTGTACCTTGTGTTGTGACATATGCGTCCTCGTGGAAATTATAGAGAGAAAAGTTGACAATGGCGTTAACCTCCCAATCAAGAGGTAACGAACTTGGATCCGTAAGCGCCAAGTAAATGGAAACATGGCCTTCCCCTGCTCTCCTTTTGTTCCCGGTGGGGTATATTGAGAGACTCCTATAACCACATCCATTAACATTAAATTGAATACATACAACTTTGTATAAAGCATGAATATTTTAGTGTTTGTGAGCTAATTCAGAGGTTTACTAAATATTAATTTAGGTGCATCAACTTGTGTACGAGCAAAATTAAGGCATTTGTACCATTTACAGTCCCCAGCTTCAAATTCTTCTGAGGTTACTTTTTCTATTGAGGCCTTCGCAAGCAATGAGAAGGATTTGATCTCGAACGCATATTGACTTGGTGGAGATTTTCTTCCTAAAAAGATGTCACCAAACAGTTCAATGCAGACAGAGAAatgtttttattataataattattattattgctatTTTAGTATAATAATAGCTACTATTTTTATTAGCCATGTTTGAATAATGCCTACCcatattatactaaaattaattatcatgcatttgtatataaatacatgtataatttaattttaatgtgtattttatattaatgactgattttagtagttgattttaGTTATACCTAGCAAGGTTGGCATTTATTAATTCCCATCCTTCTATTTCAAAGAAACTACAAacgataaaagaaaaagaaatagcacAAGCTATCATATACGAAGGGAATGAGATAAAAGAAAACAATACCTCTCATGTGTCTGATCGATAACACTGGATTATCAGGTGGCATGTCCATGAGTAACGAGgacattttttttttcgttggATAATTAAGGACTAAATAGCAAGGATGTTTTTTATTTGGCTTTTAAGGTTCTTCTCAAATATTCTAATCGGCTCAATACAATTTATTCACATTTCTACTAGAAGGAAAGGATTGTGTGAGAATATGTACTTGGCAATGCCAAAGATGAGGCTTCAAGGCATGGTTTCATTTAGAAAAAAGGTTCTTTAATTTGTTCGATACTTCAATATGGAGTCAATTtgattttatcattatttttaaccaaaaaagttaatttattttgactaagctgtGGAAAAGGTTTACACAGAGTCACAGAcgcacaaaaaaataaatttattttgacTCAGCTGCCAAAAAAGTTTACACAAACATGGACGCACGTACACACGCAAGTGTATATATATAAGGTGAGTCACAACACAAGTATTTTTAACTATATGTAGTGTAAAATTAATACTACGTTAAGATAAAACTCACTTATGCATATTAAGTATTTATCAAGGTGGCTATTtgtttttatgtaaaaataataattaagatgTTAATATGTATTATGTTAAACAGTTTAGTCAAGAATAAGCATAGAAAATTAGTTTCTAATTAgtcaacctttttttttttgttattgtaaatttcctttttaacttttattttttggAAAATTTAGTATGTATAACTAGAATTTAGATTTTATAATTCAAAATAtaggatttaaaa is a genomic window of Arachis ipaensis cultivar K30076 chromosome B06, Araip1.1, whole genome shotgun sequence containing:
- the LOC107646347 gene encoding MATH domain and coiled-coil domain-containing protein At3g58210-like, translated to MSSLLMDMPPDNPVLSIRHMRGRKSPPSQYAFEIKSFSLLAKASIEKVTSEEFEAGDCKWSLSIYPTGNKRRAGEGHVSIYLALTDPSSLPLDWEVNAIVNFSLYNFHEDAYVTTQDASTRRFHVLKTEWGIAKFIDLHTFYDSSNGYLIEDTCVFGAEVFVVKTTNKGDV